From Streptomyces sp. CMB-StM0423, a single genomic window includes:
- a CDS encoding sensor histidine kinase — MDRGGVVGGAAVVPVGAARVRGVRAAVRPPGGGGRTVRPYAAITPSGAAGAEGTYEMTEPDTDGIPGPDPVPDADPDRGQGAGSGVLRWLHRARRMSGPERWRRYTVSTMYFLALFEAVLIGVWLDNTRDDMGTLPFAIVVVLLLGHLTMQIKLSLSAQFLGAAGPTARLVALHLAVVSALLAAALALRAADRLDPAELGPFLVWVLMFAAGPLVLALPLRRGGVVVGALCAVTLLAATVVGPREDWLLTTAITTALGAPFIGVTYRASAWGVKLVDELDAARAVQARLAVAEERLRFGRDLHDVLGRNLAVMALKSELAVQLAQRGRPEAADQMAEVQRVAQESQREIRAVVRGYRAADLHAELAGARAVLRAAGVDCEVDDADLTAPGRRGEVPERVQSALAWVVREGTTNVLRHADARMCTVSLRVADGVAELVMDNDGAAGTEPGTPADGAGLTGLRERLAAVGGTLSAQRRTGGRFRLAARIDLEAS, encoded by the coding sequence GTGGATCGCGGCGGGGTCGTGGGCGGTGCGGCGGTGGTTCCGGTGGGAGCCGCGCGGGTGAGGGGGGTGCGGGCGGCCGTACGGCCACCGGGGGGTGGTGGGCGTACGGTACGGCCGTACGCGGCCATCACGCCGAGCGGGGCAGCAGGTGCGGAGGGGACGTACGAGATGACCGAGCCGGACACGGACGGGATCCCCGGCCCTGATCCGGTCCCGGACGCGGACCCGGACCGTGGGCAGGGCGCGGGAAGCGGCGTGCTCCGCTGGCTGCACCGCGCCCGGCGCATGAGCGGGCCCGAGCGCTGGCGCCGCTACACCGTCTCCACCATGTACTTCCTCGCGCTCTTCGAGGCCGTGCTGATCGGTGTATGGCTCGACAACACCCGCGACGACATGGGCACCCTGCCGTTCGCCATCGTCGTCGTGCTGCTTCTCGGGCACCTCACGATGCAGATCAAGCTCTCCCTGAGCGCGCAGTTCCTCGGCGCTGCGGGACCCACCGCACGGCTGGTCGCCCTGCACCTCGCCGTCGTCTCGGCGCTGCTGGCCGCCGCCCTCGCGCTGCGCGCGGCGGACCGGCTGGATCCGGCGGAGCTGGGGCCGTTCCTGGTGTGGGTGCTGATGTTCGCCGCCGGACCCCTGGTGCTGGCGCTGCCGCTGCGCCGCGGCGGGGTGGTCGTCGGGGCGCTGTGCGCCGTGACGCTGCTGGCCGCGACGGTGGTCGGCCCGCGCGAGGACTGGCTGCTGACCACCGCGATCACCACGGCGCTGGGCGCGCCGTTCATCGGGGTCACGTACCGCGCCTCGGCGTGGGGCGTGAAGCTCGTCGACGAACTCGACGCCGCCCGCGCCGTGCAGGCCCGGCTGGCCGTCGCCGAGGAGCGGCTGCGCTTCGGCCGCGACCTGCACGACGTACTGGGGCGCAACCTCGCCGTCATGGCGCTCAAGAGCGAGCTGGCCGTCCAACTGGCGCAGCGCGGCCGGCCCGAGGCCGCCGACCAGATGGCGGAGGTGCAGCGCGTGGCGCAGGAGTCGCAGCGCGAGATCCGCGCGGTCGTACGCGGCTACCGCGCCGCCGACCTGCACGCCGAGCTGGCCGGCGCCCGCGCCGTGCTGCGCGCGGCCGGGGTCGACTGCGAGGTGGACGACGCGGACCTGACGGCTCCGGGCCGGCGCGGAGAGGTGCCGGAGCGGGTGCAGTCGGCGCTGGCGTGGGTGGTCCGCGAGGGGACGACGAACGTGCTGCGGCACGCGGACGCCCGTATGTGCACGGTGTCGCTGCGGGTCGCGGACGGCGTCGCGGAACTCGTCATGGACAACGACGGCGCCGCCGGCACCGAACCCGGCACCCCCGCCGACGGCGCCGGGCTCACCGGGCTGCGCGAGCGGCTGGCGGCCGTCGGCGGCACGCTGAGCGCACAGCGCAGGACCGGCGGGCGGTTCCGGCTGGCCGCGCGTATCGACCTGGAGGCGTCGTGA
- a CDS encoding response regulator transcription factor: MIRVLLADDEHLIRGALAALLALEDDLTVVAEAAGGDEALAMARAHRPDVAVLDLQMPGLDGVAVAASLRTAAPGTAAMIVTSHGRPGALKQALSAGVRGFVPKTVSAQRLAEVIRTVHAGGRYVDPELAADAIAAGDSPLTPREAEVLELAADGAPVSDIARRASLTPGTVRNYLSSAMTKLNAENRHAAARVARERGWL; this comes from the coding sequence GTGATCCGAGTCCTGCTCGCCGACGACGAGCACCTGATCCGCGGCGCGCTGGCCGCGCTGCTGGCGCTGGAGGACGACCTGACGGTCGTCGCCGAGGCCGCGGGCGGCGACGAGGCGCTGGCCATGGCCCGCGCCCACCGGCCGGACGTCGCGGTACTGGACCTGCAGATGCCGGGGCTCGACGGCGTCGCCGTGGCGGCCTCGCTGCGTACGGCGGCACCCGGCACCGCGGCGATGATCGTCACCAGCCACGGCCGCCCGGGCGCGCTGAAGCAGGCGCTGTCCGCAGGGGTGCGGGGCTTCGTGCCCAAGACGGTCTCGGCGCAGCGGCTGGCTGAGGTGATCCGCACGGTGCACGCGGGCGGCCGGTACGTCGACCCGGAGCTGGCGGCGGACGCCATCGCGGCGGGCGACTCCCCGCTGACGCCGCGGGAGGCGGAGGTCCTGGAGCTGGCGGCGGACGGCGCCCCGGTCTCTGACATCGCCCGCCGCGCGTCGCTGACACCGGGGACGGTACGGAACTACCTGTCGTCGGCGATGACGAAGCTCAACGCGGAGAACCGCCACGCGGCGGCGCGCGTGGCGCGGGAGCGCGGCTGGCTGTGA
- a CDS encoding A/G-specific adenine glycosylase, whose amino-acid sequence MTATTASTASAPASGAAPASAPEPAALHGPVLQWFHEHARDLPWRRPEAGPWGVMVSEFMLQQTPVSRVLPVYTQWLKRWPRPADLAAEAPGEAVRAWGRLGYPRRALRLHAAATAIKERHNGDVPKRHAQLLALPGIGEYTAAAVASFAYGQRHAVLDTNVRRVYARLVGGTEFPPGATTAVERRVARELLPDEDAEAARWGAATMELGALVCTARKPECGNCPVATLCAWRLAGHPAHAGPPRRTQTYAGTDRQVRGRLLAVLRDADGPVPQQRLDAVWHEPVQRARALDSLVSDGLVEPLADGLYRLPQG is encoded by the coding sequence ATGACTGCGACCACAGCAAGTACCGCATCCGCGCCCGCCTCCGGCGCCGCGCCCGCGTCTGCGCCCGAGCCCGCGGCGCTGCACGGGCCAGTCCTCCAGTGGTTCCACGAGCACGCTCGCGACCTGCCGTGGCGCCGGCCGGAAGCCGGCCCCTGGGGCGTCATGGTCAGCGAGTTCATGCTGCAGCAGACGCCGGTGAGCCGCGTGCTCCCCGTCTACACGCAGTGGCTGAAGCGCTGGCCCCGCCCCGCCGACCTGGCCGCCGAGGCGCCCGGTGAGGCCGTCCGCGCCTGGGGCCGGCTCGGCTACCCGCGCCGCGCGCTGCGGCTGCACGCCGCCGCCACCGCGATAAAGGAACGGCACAACGGCGACGTACCCAAGCGGCACGCGCAGCTCCTCGCGCTGCCCGGCATCGGCGAGTACACGGCCGCCGCCGTGGCCTCCTTCGCGTACGGGCAGCGGCACGCCGTGCTCGACACCAACGTCCGCCGGGTCTACGCCCGGCTGGTCGGCGGCACCGAGTTCCCGCCCGGCGCGACGACCGCCGTGGAGCGCCGCGTCGCGCGCGAGCTGCTGCCGGACGAGGACGCCGAGGCGGCCCGCTGGGGCGCCGCGACGATGGAGCTGGGCGCGCTCGTCTGTACGGCCCGCAAGCCCGAGTGCGGCAACTGCCCGGTGGCGACGCTCTGCGCCTGGCGGCTCGCCGGGCACCCGGCGCACGCGGGCCCGCCGCGCCGTACGCAGACGTACGCCGGCACGGACCGCCAGGTGCGCGGCCGGCTGCTGGCCGTGCTGCGGGACGCGGACGGGCCGGTGCCGCAGCAGCGGCTGGACGCCGTGTGGCACGAGCCGGTGCAGCGGGCGCGGGCGCTGGACAGCCTGGTGTCGGACGGACTGGTGGAGCCGCTGGCGGACGGGCTGTACCGGCTGCCGCAGGGCTGA
- a CDS encoding VOC family protein, with amino-acid sequence MITNLAITTVWTTDQERSRDFFADRLGFEIRDDIEMGEGMRWITVGVPGQPDVMLALMRTTGPGLDPESAEALTTLVSKGVLGAGAFHTDDCRATYEKLRARGVDFVQEPQERPYGIEAIFRDDSGNWYSLTQRQEGGLDHSKPWA; translated from the coding sequence ATGATCACGAACCTGGCCATCACCACCGTCTGGACCACCGACCAGGAGCGCAGCCGCGACTTCTTCGCCGACAGGCTCGGCTTCGAGATCCGCGACGACATCGAGATGGGCGAGGGCATGCGCTGGATCACGGTCGGGGTCCCCGGCCAGCCGGACGTCATGCTGGCCCTCATGCGGACCACGGGACCCGGCCTCGACCCGGAGTCGGCGGAGGCGCTGACGACCCTCGTCAGCAAGGGCGTGCTGGGCGCGGGCGCGTTCCACACGGACGACTGCCGGGCGACGTACGAGAAGCTGCGCGCCCGGGGCGTGGACTTCGTCCAGGAGCCGCAGGAGCGGCCGTACGGGATCGAGGCGATCTTCCGTGACGACAGCGGCAACTGGTACTCGCTGACGCAGCGCCAGGAGGGCGGCCTCGACCACAGCAAGCCCTGGGCCTGA
- a CDS encoding helix-turn-helix transcriptional regulator, which yields MLRPDLRALRSAKDAMDRDWADPALDLDAVARHAGYSRFHFIRAFKAAYGETPGQYLTRRRLERAEHLLRTCNLSVTEVCHLVGFSALGTFSASFKRRTGLSPTAYRDAHVGRGTALIPGCFALLWAGGFDPRIRERNSEEAG from the coding sequence GTGCTTCGCCCCGATCTGCGCGCTCTTCGCAGCGCCAAGGACGCCATGGACCGCGACTGGGCCGACCCGGCCCTCGACCTGGACGCGGTGGCGAGGCACGCCGGTTACTCCCGGTTCCACTTCATCCGCGCCTTCAAGGCCGCCTACGGCGAGACCCCCGGGCAGTATCTGACGCGCCGCCGCCTGGAGCGCGCCGAGCACCTGCTGCGTACGTGCAACCTCTCCGTCACCGAGGTCTGCCACCTGGTCGGCTTCTCCGCCCTCGGCACGTTCTCCGCCAGCTTCAAGCGGCGTACGGGGCTCTCCCCGACCGCGTACCGCGACGCCCACGTGGGCCGCGGGACCGCGCTCATACCCGGCTGCTTCGCGCTGCTCTGGGCCGGCGGGTTCGACCCGCGGATCAGGGAGCGCAACTCTGAGGAAGCGGGCTGA
- a CDS encoding MDR family MFS transporter, whose translation MADKDQEAVPAPPRNIRVIMLGLMITMMLAMLDNLIVGTAMPTIVGELGGLNHLAWVVTAYTLAIAVSTPLWGKFGDLYGRKGIFMSSIVLFLIGSALSGMAQDMGQLIAFRAVQGLGGGGLIVGVMAIIGDLVPPRERGRYQGMMAAVMGIATIGGPLVGGTITDHLGWRWAFYINLPLGAVSLFVISAVLHLPKKRIKARVDYTGAALLSIGLTALVLVTSWGGTEYDWGSAQIIGLAVLGTGALAAFGWAETRAAEPIIPLRIFRNANFTLMNVIGFIVGFVMFGGVTFLPLFQQSVQGASATNSGLLLLPMMLPVMIVSLFVGRATTKTGRYKIYPIIGGAALIAGMYLLSTMDTGTSRLTSGLYMAVMGAGLGFMIQMSMLVGQNSLEMRDMGAGSSTITLTRTIGGSFGVALMGAIFSSRVADTMAEEAGPAGEKAAGSGGQLTPERIEQLPAQIKEAYLSAVSNGTHQVFLWGAAIAALAFLASWFVKEVPLRGAGPAKDDAGSAGDAGPDSAQAEAEAPAKV comes from the coding sequence ATGGCGGACAAGGATCAGGAGGCGGTCCCAGCACCGCCGCGGAACATCAGGGTGATCATGCTCGGCCTGATGATCACCATGATGCTCGCGATGCTCGACAACCTGATCGTGGGCACCGCGATGCCCACGATCGTCGGCGAGCTCGGCGGCCTGAACCACCTCGCCTGGGTGGTCACCGCGTACACCCTGGCCATCGCCGTCTCCACGCCACTGTGGGGCAAGTTCGGCGACCTCTATGGCCGCAAGGGCATCTTCATGTCCTCGATCGTCCTCTTCCTGATCGGCTCCGCCCTCTCCGGCATGGCCCAGGACATGGGCCAGCTCATCGCCTTCCGCGCGGTCCAGGGCCTGGGCGGCGGCGGTCTCATCGTCGGCGTGATGGCGATCATCGGCGACCTCGTACCGCCCCGCGAACGCGGCAGGTACCAGGGCATGATGGCCGCCGTCATGGGCATCGCCACCATCGGCGGCCCGCTGGTCGGCGGGACGATCACCGACCACCTCGGCTGGCGCTGGGCCTTCTACATCAACCTGCCGCTCGGCGCCGTCTCCCTCTTCGTCATCTCCGCCGTGCTGCACCTGCCGAAGAAGCGCATCAAGGCGCGCGTGGACTACACCGGTGCCGCCCTGCTCTCCATCGGGCTGACGGCACTGGTGCTGGTGACCTCCTGGGGCGGTACGGAGTACGACTGGGGCTCGGCGCAGATCATCGGCCTGGCCGTGCTCGGCACCGGCGCGCTGGCCGCCTTCGGCTGGGCCGAGACCCGCGCCGCCGAGCCGATCATCCCGCTGCGCATCTTCCGCAACGCCAACTTCACGCTGATGAACGTCATCGGCTTCATCGTCGGCTTCGTGATGTTCGGCGGCGTGACCTTCCTGCCGCTGTTCCAGCAGAGCGTCCAAGGCGCCTCGGCCACCAACTCCGGCCTGCTGCTCCTGCCGATGATGCTGCCCGTCATGATCGTCTCGCTCTTCGTCGGCCGGGCCACGACCAAGACCGGCCGCTACAAGATCTACCCGATCATCGGCGGCGCCGCCCTGATCGCGGGGATGTACCTGCTGTCCACGATGGATACCGGCACCTCCCGGCTGACCTCCGGGCTCTACATGGCGGTGATGGGCGCCGGCCTGGGCTTCATGATCCAGATGTCGATGCTCGTCGGGCAGAACAGCCTGGAGATGCGCGACATGGGCGCCGGCAGCTCCACCATCACCCTGACCCGCACGATCGGCGGCTCCTTCGGCGTCGCGCTGATGGGCGCCATCTTCAGCAGCCGGGTCGCCGACACGATGGCCGAGGAGGCGGGTCCCGCGGGCGAGAAGGCGGCGGGCAGTGGCGGGCAGTTGACCCCGGAGCGGATCGAGCAACTGCCGGCGCAGATCAAGGAGGCGTACCTCAGCGCCGTCTCGAACGGCACCCACCAGGTCTTCCTCTGGGGCGCGGCGATCGCGGCACTCGCGTTCCTCGCCTCGTGGTTCGTCAAGGAGGTCCCGCTGCGCGGGGCAGGCCCGGCGAAGGATGACGCCGGATCGGCCGGGGACGCCGGTCCGGACTCCGCGCAAGCGGAGGCGGAGGCCCCGGCGAAGGTCTGA
- a CDS encoding TetR/AcrR family transcriptional regulator, with the protein MGTTRSDTRQRIQDVALELFADKGYDKTSLREIAERLDVTKAALYYHFRTKEDILVSLVEDHFGRVDELIAWGQSQPATLETRLELLARYSALLAGGDTLFRFMQENQASIRELSLGETFKARMGDIIGMLRDKDADLRDQARSIAAIFTMHAGMFALDDAKGDPEEKRLACLEVAQELVTSAYKG; encoded by the coding sequence ATGGGCACGACCAGGAGCGACACCCGCCAGCGCATTCAGGACGTGGCGCTGGAGCTCTTCGCCGACAAGGGCTACGACAAGACCTCCCTGCGCGAGATCGCCGAACGGCTCGACGTCACCAAGGCCGCGCTGTACTACCACTTCAGGACGAAGGAAGACATCCTCGTCAGCCTGGTCGAGGACCACTTCGGGCGGGTCGACGAGCTGATCGCCTGGGGGCAGTCCCAGCCGGCCACGCTGGAGACCCGGCTGGAGCTGCTGGCGCGCTACAGCGCGCTGCTCGCGGGCGGGGACACGCTCTTCCGGTTCATGCAGGAGAACCAGGCGAGCATCCGCGAGCTGAGCCTCGGCGAGACCTTCAAGGCGCGGATGGGCGACATCATCGGGATGCTGCGCGACAAGGACGCCGACCTGAGGGACCAGGCCCGCAGCATCGCCGCGATCTTCACCATGCACGCCGGGATGTTCGCCCTGGACGACGCGAAGGGCGACCCGGAGGAGAAGCGGCTCGCCTGCCTGGAGGTCGCGCAGGAGCTGGTGACGTCCGCGTACAAGGGCTGA